The following coding sequences lie in one Spea bombifrons isolate aSpeBom1 chromosome 5, aSpeBom1.2.pri, whole genome shotgun sequence genomic window:
- the NDUFV2 gene encoding NADH dehydrogenase [ubiquinone] flavoprotein 2, mitochondrial yields MFLCARLRAGVTNSVRRYLHETARCSGAGGASFVHRDTPENNPETHFDFTAENYKRIEAIIGNYPEGHKASAVIPVLDLAQRQHGWLPITAMNKVAEVLGIPPMRVYEVATFYTMFNRKPVGKYHIQICTTTPCMLRDSDSILEAIQKKLGIHVGETTPDKLFTLTEVECLGACVNAPMVQINDHYYEDLEIKDIENIIDDLKAGKVPIPGPRNGRFSCEPAGGLTSLSGPPQGPGFGVRADL; encoded by the exons ATGTTTCTGTGTGCGCGGCTCCGGGCGGGGGTTACTAATTCG GTCAGGCGATACTTGCACGAAACGGCAAGATGCAGCGGAGCCGGCGGAGCATCTTTTGTG CACAGAGATACACCGGAGAACAACCCAGAGACACATTTTGACTTCACTGCAGAAAACTATAAG agaATCGAGGCAATAATTGGCAATTATCCAGAAGGTCACAAAGCATCGGCTGTAATCCCAGTACTTGATCTGGCACAACGGCAACACGGCTGGCTGCCCATTACCGCAATGAACAAG GTGGCTGAAGTCTTAGGGATACCTCCCATGCGTGTGTACGAGGTGGCCACATTTTACACCATGTTCAACAGGAAACCAGTTGGAAAGTATCACATACAGATTTGTACAACAACCCCATGTATGCTTCGAGATTCTGATAGCATCCTCGAGGCAATCCAAAAGAAACTAG GAATTCATGTAGGAGAGACCACACCGGACAAGCTGTTTACTCTAACAGAAGTTGAATGTCTTGGGGCTTGTGTGAACGCACCAATGGTTCAAATAAATGACCATTATTAT GAGGATCTGGAGATAAAAGACATTGAAAATATTATAGATGATCTGAAAGCTGGCAAAGTTCCAATTCCTGGCCCAAG GAATGGACGATTTTCATGCGAACCTGCAGGAGGACTCACCTCTCTATCTGGGCCGCCACAAGGACCTGGCTTTGGAGTCCGTGCCGACCTCTGA